A part of Citrifermentans bremense genomic DNA contains:
- a CDS encoding YqiA/YcfP family alpha/beta fold hydrolase, with amino-acid sequence MPTVYFAHGKESGPWGSKILALADVARSKGIEVVSPDYSDLADPDERVKRLLEIWNGSQDTTVLVGSSMGGYVSAVASSVIKPAGLFLMAPAFFIPGYAAQEPPPCADRTTIVHGWNDDIVPVEHSIRFARKFRAELHLLDSDHRLNDQIPTLTILFGQMLNNIIEELLK; translated from the coding sequence ATGCCAACAGTATATTTCGCACACGGCAAGGAATCCGGTCCGTGGGGATCGAAGATCCTCGCACTGGCAGATGTCGCAAGATCCAAGGGGATCGAGGTCGTCAGCCCGGACTACTCCGATCTAGCTGATCCAGATGAGCGAGTAAAGCGGCTGCTGGAGATCTGGAATGGATCACAGGATACGACGGTGCTGGTTGGTTCGAGCATGGGTGGGTATGTTTCTGCGGTTGCATCGTCCGTGATCAAGCCAGCAGGGTTGTTTCTGATGGCACCGGCTTTCTTTATTCCGGGCTACGCAGCACAAGAGCCGCCACCGTGCGCCGATAGGACAACCATTGTCCACGGCTGGAATGATGACATCGTGCCGGTCGAACACTCGATCAGGTTTGCTCGGAAGTTTCGAGCGGAACTCCATTTGCTGGACAGCGATCACCGCTTGAATGATCAGATTCCGACGTTGACGATATTGTTCGGCCAGATGCTCAATAATATTATTGAGGAGTTGCTGAAATGA
- a CDS encoding recombinase family protein: MAVVGYARVSTHNQKLDAQLDQLHGAGVEKIFEEKASGVDANREELAKMLDWVREGDTVICCKLDRIARSTQHLLEIVDRLEKKGVAFRVLNINLDTSTPTGKLMLTMLAGIATFERDMMLERQREGIAKAKERGAYKGRKPTARMKTEDVLLLVAEGKKKVDVARELGIGIASVHRIIAAGRRAVVGDIAKYDSKC; encoded by the coding sequence ATGGCGGTGGTTGGATACGCGAGGGTTTCAACACACAATCAGAAACTGGATGCACAGCTCGATCAGCTCCATGGTGCTGGTGTCGAGAAGATCTTTGAAGAGAAAGCAAGTGGAGTCGATGCCAACCGGGAAGAGCTGGCGAAGATGTTGGACTGGGTTCGGGAAGGAGATACCGTCATCTGCTGCAAGTTGGACAGGATCGCCCGGAGTACCCAGCACCTTCTTGAGATCGTGGATCGCCTTGAGAAGAAGGGGGTTGCGTTCCGGGTGCTGAATATTAACCTCGACACCTCGACACCAACCGGGAAACTCATGCTAACCATGCTGGCTGGGATAGCCACTTTTGAACGTGACATGATGCTGGAGCGTCAGCGGGAGGGTATCGCCAAGGCGAAGGAGCGCGGTGCGTACAAAGGTCGGAAACCGACTGCTCGGATGAAAACAGAAGATGTCCTGCTTCTGGTCGCCGAGGGGAAGAAAAAAGTGGACGTGGCACGCGAGCTTGGCATCGGGATCGCTTCGGTGCATCGGATCATTGCGGCTGGGAGACGGGCGGTGGTGGGTGATATTGCAAAATATGATTCGAAATGTTAA
- a CDS encoding site-specific integrase, with translation MASFLRIRNGNFYLRMRVPADLRKTFPDTEILKSLRTKDPKTARLSASCLRPRFLEVFTLTRCGFITDDQARNRIAEMLNRKPKDVLSAQAVEGQPTPSPSAPNLKKVIEQYSSDHKSAWTPKTALEYESYFKLLLDIIGDQSVTKITRDVVRDVRDTLTKLPAHVYKKHPGMTIQQVIALPNITPMSTTTVNKLLTILGSLMRHCIKEGFRRDNPTEGLKIQKTRRADEERKAYTREDIRKIISVLPSPASKPERYWGPLIGAYSGMRLGEICGLHVADIKQVDGVWCFDVNELDEKRLKNASSTRLVPIHPRLINKGLLEFVETVRNAGNIKLWPDLVRRDIDGFCPALGNWYSRFNRQYVTDDKLKTFHSFRHSVANGLKQLGVQEVMISEILGHANSSITSGRYGKRYQPKLLLEVISMLDYEGDEKAGGGWETTEPSASSDRTTSS, from the coding sequence ATGGCTTCTTTTTTGCGCATCAGAAACGGTAACTTCTACCTTCGAATGAGGGTTCCCGCCGACCTCCGAAAGACCTTCCCGGACACGGAGATCTTGAAGTCACTTCGCACGAAAGATCCCAAGACAGCACGGTTGTCCGCATCGTGTTTGCGCCCACGTTTCCTCGAAGTCTTCACCCTGACCCGTTGCGGGTTCATAACTGATGATCAGGCCCGGAACCGAATCGCGGAGATGCTCAACCGGAAGCCGAAGGATGTTCTTTCAGCCCAAGCTGTTGAAGGACAACCTACCCCCTCCCCGTCCGCACCAAACTTGAAGAAAGTTATCGAACAATACTCCTCTGACCACAAATCTGCATGGACACCGAAGACCGCACTGGAGTATGAGAGCTACTTCAAGCTCCTCCTCGACATCATCGGCGACCAATCCGTTACAAAGATCACCCGAGACGTCGTCCGAGACGTGAGAGATACCCTGACCAAGCTGCCAGCTCATGTCTACAAGAAGCATCCCGGCATGACCATCCAGCAAGTGATCGCGCTACCGAACATCACCCCGATGAGCACCACGACTGTGAACAAGCTCCTCACCATCCTCGGCAGCTTGATGCGTCACTGCATCAAGGAGGGTTTCCGGCGCGACAACCCAACTGAAGGATTGAAAATACAAAAGACCCGCAGGGCCGACGAAGAGAGGAAAGCCTACACAAGGGAAGACATTAGGAAAATCATCTCGGTCCTCCCCTCCCCTGCGTCCAAACCCGAACGCTACTGGGGACCGCTGATCGGAGCATACAGCGGCATGCGGCTTGGCGAGATATGCGGCTTACATGTTGCCGACATCAAACAGGTTGACGGGGTGTGGTGTTTCGACGTCAACGAACTCGACGAGAAGCGCCTGAAGAATGCCTCCAGTACGAGGTTGGTGCCGATCCACCCTCGCCTGATCAACAAAGGGCTTCTGGAATTTGTGGAGACAGTGCGAAACGCTGGGAACATCAAACTCTGGCCAGATCTCGTCCGGCGGGACATAGATGGTTTCTGCCCCGCACTCGGAAATTGGTATTCACGGTTCAACCGCCAGTACGTAACCGATGATAAATTAAAAACTTTTCATAGTTTTCGTCATTCGGTAGCCAATGGATTGAAACAACTCGGAGTGCAAGAGGTGATGATCTCAGAGATACTAGGGCATGCAAATTCGTCAATAACATCTGGCAGATACGGAAAGCGTTACCAACCAAAGCTATTGCTGGAAGTCATCAGCATGCTTGATTATGAGGGAGATGAGAAAGCTGGGGGAGGATGGGAAACTACTGAACCATCGGCGAGTTCTGATCGCACGACCTCAAGCTGA
- a CDS encoding DUF6538 domain-containing protein — translation MASFLRIRNGNFYLRMRVPADLRKTFPDTEILKSLRTKDPKTARLSASCLRPRFLEVFTLTRCGFITDDQARNRIAEMLNRKPKDVLSA, via the coding sequence ATGGCTTCTTTTTTGCGCATCAGAAACGGTAACTTCTACCTTCGAATGAGGGTTCCCGCCGACCTCCGAAAGACCTTCCCGGACACGGAGATCTTGAAGTCACTTCGCACGAAAGATCCCAAGACAGCACGGTTGTCCGCATCGTGTTTGCGCCCACGTTTCCTCGAAGTCTTCACCCTGACCCGTTGCGGGTTCATAACTGATGATCAGGCCCGGAACCGAATCGCGGAGATGCTCAACCGGAAGCCGAAGGATGTTCTTTCAGCTTGA
- a CDS encoding recombinase family protein, protein MATNYGYIDVPATTPEHYAQHYGILAFATNNGLGPVHFVNESASPPVPGTSPVLAGMVAELLPEDTMFVMTFPPLGKTTVEILNVLSDLSRRGVRVYVVNSGFRLDDNAEAHVVGTACSLIAQVETELVTRRPALKSTQEPPAEGQPTHSLRRTRKSRLDEKAGEIQSLLASGTTVAEVARLLSVNRQTLKDWCESRLLSKVQPLG, encoded by the coding sequence ATGGCCACAAACTACGGATACATCGACGTCCCCGCCACCACGCCGGAGCACTATGCCCAGCATTACGGGATCCTTGCCTTTGCCACGAACAACGGACTTGGACCTGTCCACTTCGTCAACGAGTCCGCATCGCCCCCGGTCCCCGGAACCAGCCCTGTCCTCGCCGGTATGGTTGCGGAACTGCTGCCGGAGGATACCATGTTCGTCATGACCTTCCCACCGCTCGGCAAAACGACGGTGGAGATCCTCAACGTTCTCTCCGACCTGTCTCGGCGCGGGGTTCGGGTGTACGTCGTCAACAGCGGTTTTCGGCTCGATGACAACGCGGAAGCGCATGTCGTCGGCACTGCATGTTCGTTGATCGCTCAGGTCGAAACTGAACTGGTGACTCGGCGTCCGGCTTTGAAATCGACTCAGGAGCCTCCTGCCGAAGGCCAGCCGACCCACTCCCTTCGCCGTACACGGAAGTCTCGCCTCGATGAGAAGGCCGGGGAAATTCAATCGCTCCTTGCCAGTGGAACCACGGTCGCCGAGGTGGCAAGGCTGCTGTCCGTCAATCGGCAAACCTTGAAGGACTGGTGTGAATCAAGACTTCTTTCCAAGGTACAGCCTTTAGGCTGA
- a CDS encoding DUF3800 domain-containing protein, with amino-acid sequence MRDLSVFIDEYGDTSISTEKDGVSNFYILTAVLLPTSAVPSTRTAVECVRARFFQQHEGLQDPRLFDGFG; translated from the coding sequence GTGCGCGATCTTTCTGTTTTCATCGACGAATACGGCGATACCAGCATCAGCACCGAGAAGGATGGTGTAAGCAACTTCTACATCCTTACCGCAGTTCTCCTGCCGACCAGTGCGGTGCCATCGACCCGTACTGCTGTAGAATGTGTACGTGCTCGTTTCTTTCAGCAGCACGAAGGGCTACAAGATCCCCGTCTGTTCGATGGATTCGGCTAA
- a CDS encoding GIY-YIG nuclease family protein — translation MERLTKIGFRPVGRWQLTQGKLDCALECEGESRNVLYAFISGGEVLYVGKTTQPLKKRMYGYQNPGTTQSTNIKGNRLLNDLITSGDTVEIYALPDHGLLHLGDFHINLAAGLEDSLIGKLQPKWNGCGLKS, via the coding sequence ATGGAGCGACTGACCAAAATTGGTTTCCGTCCTGTCGGGCGGTGGCAACTGACTCAAGGGAAACTGGACTGCGCATTGGAATGCGAAGGAGAATCACGTAACGTGCTGTACGCGTTCATATCGGGTGGGGAGGTTCTGTACGTCGGGAAGACCACCCAGCCCCTGAAGAAGCGCATGTACGGCTACCAGAACCCCGGTACAACCCAAAGCACCAACATCAAGGGGAATCGGTTGTTAAATGACCTAATTACATCTGGGGACACGGTAGAAATCTACGCGCTGCCGGATCATGGTCTTCTCCACCTCGGGGATTTCCACATCAACCTTGCCGCCGGGCTGGAAGACAGCCTCATTGGTAAACTACAGCCGAAATGGAACGGGTGCGGGTTGAAAAGTTAG
- a CDS encoding zinc ribbon domain-containing protein has protein sequence MICPYCKENIQDGAIKCRYCGSMLHSAPFGYAVGTVNDEEIRAFVGKNSEYYVGSFRKFNVTGTETFLPTWNWSAFAFTFVWMLYRKMYWQSAITFLVFCVPGVNILLHIAVGVVSNYLYYRHVLGKISDLKRNSTSQNLFPALHQIGGVHNWAITVGIVAAAILVVTFSFFFTVISTIILGGVH, from the coding sequence ATGATATGCCCCTATTGCAAGGAAAATATTCAGGACGGAGCCATCAAGTGTCGGTACTGCGGATCCATGCTGCACTCGGCACCGTTTGGATACGCCGTAGGGACGGTGAACGACGAGGAAATCCGCGCATTCGTTGGCAAGAACTCCGAATACTACGTCGGCAGTTTCAGGAAGTTTAACGTCACCGGCACTGAGACGTTCCTACCGACATGGAACTGGTCGGCATTCGCGTTTACCTTCGTCTGGATGCTATACCGAAAGATGTACTGGCAGTCAGCAATCACCTTCTTGGTCTTCTGTGTTCCGGGCGTCAACATTCTCCTGCACATCGCTGTAGGAGTCGTCAGCAACTACCTATACTACAGGCATGTGTTGGGGAAAATCTCGGACCTGAAGCGGAATTCGACATCGCAAAACTTGTTTCCAGCACTCCATCAGATTGGCGGCGTCCACAACTGGGCGATCACGGTGGGTATCGTAGCTGCTGCAATTTTGGTGGTGACGTTCTCGTTTTTCTTCACTGTGATATCAACGATCATACTGGGTGGGGTACATTAA
- a CDS encoding metallophosphoesterase codes for MTNRRTIVIGDCHGNRKTALEILVSLRLERGRDTVIFLGDVIDRGCDSKGVLDLIMSMQREGLAMMVRGNHEQMLLDAANSGIEEDYLEFINNGGEATLLSFGVPHPSQIPSVYLNFISNTPLFWENATNICVHAGLPCKLVEPISAADRWDMLWTRTTWTDPAFLNGKRLVTGHQIKSLNEIRGSLATDHVFIDNGCYLGAGCKGGTKGNLVALVLETNELYVQPNIDGVPLQELPSKGASK; via the coding sequence ATGACTAATCGACGCACCATAGTCATTGGCGACTGCCATGGGAATCGGAAGACTGCACTGGAGATTCTGGTGTCGCTTCGTCTGGAGAGGGGGCGGGATACAGTCATTTTCCTCGGTGATGTCATCGATAGGGGGTGTGATTCGAAGGGTGTGCTGGACCTTATTATGTCAATGCAGAGAGAAGGTTTGGCAATGATGGTGCGCGGTAACCATGAGCAGATGCTGTTGGACGCAGCCAACAGTGGGATAGAGGAAGACTATCTTGAGTTCATCAACAACGGGGGCGAAGCAACCCTACTGAGTTTCGGTGTTCCACACCCGAGCCAGATCCCCTCGGTTTATCTCAATTTCATCAGCAACACACCGCTCTTCTGGGAGAATGCAACAAACATCTGCGTTCACGCTGGATTGCCATGTAAGTTGGTGGAGCCGATTTCGGCTGCCGACCGATGGGATATGTTGTGGACAAGGACGACTTGGACGGACCCTGCATTCCTAAATGGAAAACGGCTGGTCACCGGACATCAGATTAAATCCCTGAATGAGATCCGGGGGAGTCTGGCCACCGACCATGTCTTCATTGACAACGGCTGCTACCTTGGTGCTGGGTGCAAGGGCGGAACCAAAGGAAATCTTGTGGCGCTGGTACTGGAGACGAACGAGCTTTATGTCCAGCCGAACATAGACGGGGTCCCGCTACAGGAACTTCCGAGCAAAGGAGCTTCCAAATGA